A stretch of Streptosporangium album DNA encodes these proteins:
- a CDS encoding VOC family protein, with the protein MLRGPATTNFWADDLEAAKKWYAELLGVEPYFERPGNGQPAAYYEFRIGDYQAELGLVDRRYAPPGAPATPGGAVIHWHVDDVQATLDRLLSMGATPYMPLTERGPGFVTAAVADPFGNVLGIMYNRHYLEILGR; encoded by the coding sequence ATGTTGCGAGGACCGGCCACCACCAACTTCTGGGCCGACGACCTGGAGGCGGCCAAGAAGTGGTACGCCGAACTGCTGGGCGTCGAGCCGTACTTCGAGCGCCCTGGCAACGGGCAGCCGGCCGCCTACTACGAGTTCAGGATCGGCGACTACCAGGCCGAACTCGGCCTCGTCGACCGGCGTTACGCCCCGCCGGGCGCGCCCGCCACCCCCGGAGGCGCGGTCATCCATTGGCACGTCGACGACGTGCAGGCCACCCTGGACCGGCTGCTGTCCATGGGGGCCACGCCGTACATGCCGCTCACCGAGCGCGGCCCCGGTTTCGTCACCGCCGCGGTGGCCGACCCGTTCGGCAACGTGCTGGGCATCATGTACAACCGGCACTACCTGGAGATCCTGGGCCGATGA
- a CDS encoding transposase family protein, with the protein MLPLSTQTLTFLADLLRAHLKTIGSRWRKLPAGKIATIVLAVLRHDQRLADMAGANNVSASTVRRWMLETVELLAARAPRLDRALKKIAKAGGEVVLLDGTLIRTRRRTGADNRRNYSGKHKAHGLLVVALTDTRGNLLWVSAVRPGRASEITTARHNRLTARLRKAGLGAIADLGFVGLDDDDDNPVIITGRKATRGRPLTPAQKQVNRLISAERAPVEHGFATLKAWRILTKLRLDAIHVTKLLRALMVLAITEHTR; encoded by the coding sequence ATGCTGCCGCTGTCCACCCAAACCCTCACCTTCCTGGCCGACCTGCTGCGCGCTCATCTCAAGACCATCGGCTCGCGCTGGCGGAAACTGCCCGCCGGGAAGATCGCCACCATCGTGCTGGCCGTCTTACGCCATGACCAGCGCCTGGCCGACATGGCCGGCGCCAACAACGTCTCGGCCTCCACCGTGCGACGCTGGATGCTGGAGACCGTCGAACTGCTCGCCGCCCGCGCACCCCGCCTGGACCGCGCCCTGAAGAAGATCGCCAAAGCCGGTGGTGAGGTCGTCCTGCTGGATGGCACCCTGATCCGCACCCGCCGCCGCACCGGAGCCGACAACCGCAGGAACTACTCGGGCAAGCACAAGGCCCACGGGCTGCTCGTGGTGGCGCTCACCGACACCCGCGGCAACCTGCTGTGGGTCTCCGCCGTCCGGCCTGGTCGCGCATCGGAGATCACCACCGCCCGGCACAACCGCCTCACCGCCCGCCTGCGCAAGGCCGGGCTGGGCGCTATCGCCGACCTCGGCTTCGTCGGCCTGGACGACGATGACGACAATCCGGTCATCATCACCGGCCGCAAAGCCACCCGCGGCAGGCCCCTCACCCCCGCGCAAAAGCAGGTCAACCGGCTCATCAGCGCCGAACGCGCCCCCGTCGAGCACGGCTTCGCCACGTTGAAGGCCTGGCGCATCCTCACCAAGCTCCGCCTGGACGCCATCCACGTCACCAAGCTGCTCCGCGCGCTGATGGTCCTGGCCATCACCGAACACACCCGCTGA
- a CDS encoding LLM class flavin-dependent oxidoreductase codes for MAEHHNMPAVASSATAVPVGQVAAVTSRVHIGSGGIMLPNHPPLVVVAEQFGTLATLHPGRIDLGVGRAPGTDPWTARALRRAPSAASDFPDQRAPIPTPPGRGRRIGIGESPREDRGKQASGRRPLRDRGVDLPPGGREVHAIGRPASRT; via the coding sequence ATGGCCGAGCACCACAACATGCCCGCGGTGGCGAGTTCCGCCACCGCGGTGCCGGTGGGACAGGTCGCCGCGGTCACCTCCCGGGTGCACATCGGATCGGGCGGCATCATGCTGCCCAACCACCCGCCGCTGGTGGTGGTGGCCGAGCAGTTCGGCACCCTGGCCACGCTGCATCCGGGCCGTATCGACCTGGGCGTGGGACGCGCCCCGGGCACCGATCCGTGGACCGCCCGCGCCCTGCGCCGCGCCCCCTCCGCGGCCTCGGACTTCCCCGACCAGAGGGCACCCATCCCAACCCCGCCGGGACGAGGGCGCCGGATCGGCATCGGGGAATCGCCCCGCGAGGACCGTGGTAAGCAAGCTTCCGGCAGGCGTCCTCTCCGTGACAGAGGTGTTGATCTTCCTCCGGGAGGACGCGAGGTGCACGCAATCGGCAGGCCGGCTTCCCGCACCTAG
- a CDS encoding DUF6493 family protein, whose amino-acid sequence MTVWDEVRDLVDAGDLDKLTARLAGLDDAGRQEVAHELPGHLKSVRRRLDPWEDLGDWAEPMRVAGAGSLGGAAAVATWLNRRDFAISEWETPGDTDALIEVISAREPQWQADLVTRLALRLRNRRSPGAPLVLTLLRRTGAPPPEHDPLVVAWVSDRPSAGRLRTDPLLHTLLPRIFEAQGVGRALREERSSPLSADSWLGALAVLSSEGTVRRETLLDGCVSRFLRGGDTQDLRFFARLHEVLDPTYTEVESRARDYLRLLPAAPGPVAELSLRHLRRLDHLDPDDVTEAMEGLLFRAEGGLVRAGLTWLDQFVRQAPERADGLAPALASALGNEAYAVQERAVRLAVRHARHLTPLGAETLRDRLATLPADLGARLAAAVGGEAGPEEEPEAFTPAVLAVPEPAEPLPEPPGTVAEFANTRWNGDWQSKESRLAAFVRLATEDREGLRTAVAPLVRRASELYGREDWYSTQDWFAAMAAELVSPGADPGPPVEEPPAFDPDAFRRSVADGIGISGPNGERLSFEELPAGMQDSIIRSIMGSGEDEAGPEQPERADAEPGADGPEKDQGPGNLSSDMAAEEGDGAGADGEDPGEDGTEYLISFGWFGRNPFGSRRRTREARSDRLPLKRSVSPPHRFLLRRYAEVLAALKADALPPLLLATPTCPTGHLDPAELLTRLEAVEAAGIEPLPADFQQALLRLPGDAAPEVVARAGRLTSEAGRRAARWLEDGPVEPETGVRWKYTEGTYEYDAGERRPRAASHVRPTPHLRAEPTGLEFVDELFGEVPDRNWGGARRPDGVVARRPAGQP is encoded by the coding sequence ATGACCGTCTGGGACGAGGTCCGCGACCTCGTCGACGCCGGTGACCTCGACAAGCTGACGGCCCGACTCGCCGGACTCGACGACGCGGGCAGGCAGGAGGTCGCCCACGAGCTGCCCGGACACCTCAAGTCTGTGCGCCGCAGGCTGGATCCCTGGGAGGACCTGGGCGACTGGGCCGAACCGATGCGCGTGGCGGGCGCGGGCTCGCTCGGCGGTGCGGCCGCGGTCGCCACCTGGCTCAACCGGCGCGACTTCGCGATCTCCGAATGGGAGACGCCCGGCGACACCGACGCGCTCATCGAAGTGATCTCCGCGCGGGAGCCGCAGTGGCAGGCCGACCTGGTCACCCGGCTCGCGCTACGGCTCCGAAACCGGCGCTCTCCGGGCGCGCCACTGGTCCTGACCCTGCTCCGCCGTACCGGAGCGCCGCCGCCCGAGCACGATCCGCTCGTGGTCGCCTGGGTCTCCGACCGGCCCAGTGCGGGCAGGCTCCGCACGGACCCGCTGCTCCACACCCTGCTGCCGAGGATCTTCGAGGCGCAGGGCGTGGGCCGCGCCCTGCGCGAGGAGCGGAGCAGCCCGCTGAGTGCCGACTCCTGGCTCGGCGCGCTCGCCGTGCTCAGCAGCGAGGGCACGGTCCGGCGCGAGACGCTGCTGGACGGCTGCGTCAGCCGCTTCCTGCGCGGGGGAGACACCCAGGACCTGAGGTTCTTCGCCCGGCTCCACGAGGTGCTCGACCCCACCTACACCGAGGTGGAGTCCCGCGCCCGCGACTACCTGCGCCTGCTGCCGGCCGCGCCCGGCCCGGTCGCCGAGCTGTCACTCAGGCACCTGCGCCGCCTGGACCACCTCGACCCGGACGACGTGACCGAGGCCATGGAAGGCCTGCTGTTCAGAGCCGAGGGCGGCCTGGTGCGGGCCGGGCTCACCTGGCTGGACCAGTTCGTACGGCAGGCGCCGGAAAGGGCCGACGGACTGGCCCCGGCTCTGGCGTCGGCGCTCGGCAACGAGGCGTACGCCGTACAGGAACGGGCCGTACGGCTGGCCGTCAGACACGCCCGGCACCTGACCCCGCTGGGGGCCGAGACCCTGCGTGACAGGCTCGCCACGCTCCCTGCGGACCTGGGTGCGCGACTGGCCGCAGCGGTCGGCGGAGAGGCCGGTCCGGAGGAGGAGCCCGAGGCGTTCACCCCGGCCGTGCTCGCCGTACCGGAGCCGGCGGAGCCCCTTCCCGAGCCGCCCGGCACGGTCGCGGAATTCGCGAACACGCGGTGGAACGGCGACTGGCAGTCGAAGGAGAGCCGGCTGGCGGCCTTCGTCAGGCTCGCGACCGAGGACCGCGAAGGGCTGCGCACGGCGGTCGCCCCGCTCGTCCGCCGTGCCTCCGAGCTCTACGGCCGCGAGGACTGGTACTCCACCCAGGACTGGTTCGCCGCGATGGCGGCGGAGCTGGTCTCCCCGGGCGCCGATCCCGGACCACCGGTCGAGGAGCCTCCGGCCTTCGATCCCGATGCCTTCCGGCGCAGCGTCGCGGACGGCATCGGCATCAGCGGCCCGAACGGCGAGCGGTTGTCCTTCGAGGAGCTTCCCGCCGGGATGCAGGACAGCATCATCCGGAGCATCATGGGCTCCGGAGAGGACGAGGCCGGCCCGGAGCAACCGGAGCGGGCCGATGCCGAGCCCGGTGCGGACGGGCCCGAGAAGGACCAGGGCCCTGGAAACCTCAGCTCCGACATGGCGGCGGAGGAGGGGGACGGCGCTGGGGCCGACGGGGAGGATCCGGGGGAGGACGGGACCGAATACCTGATCAGCTTCGGCTGGTTCGGCCGTAACCCGTTCGGATCGCGTCGCAGGACCCGGGAGGCCCGGTCCGACCGGCTGCCCCTGAAGCGTTCGGTCTCGCCGCCGCACCGTTTCCTGCTGCGACGGTACGCCGAGGTGCTCGCCGCGCTCAAGGCCGATGCCCTTCCGCCCCTCCTGCTCGCCACCCCGACCTGCCCCACCGGCCATCTCGATCCGGCCGAGCTCCTGACCCGGCTGGAGGCCGTCGAAGCCGCCGGGATCGAGCCGCTGCCCGCCGACTTCCAGCAGGCACTGCTCCGGCTGCCGGGAGACGCGGCCCCCGAGGTCGTCGCCAGGGCCGGCAGGCTCACCTCGGAGGCCGGGCGCCGGGCGGCGCGCTGGCTGGAGGACGGCCCGGTCGAGCCGGAGACCGGTGTCCGCTGGAAGTACACCGAGGGCACGTACGAGTACGACGCGGGCGAGCGGAGACCACGTGCCGCCTCCCACGTGAGACCAACCCCGCACCTGCGGGCGGAGCCGACCGGTCTGGAGTTCGTCGACGAGCTGTTCGGTGAGGTCCCGGACCGTAACTGGGGGGGAGCACGGAGGCCAGATGGCGTGGTGGCCCGCCGTCCTGCCGGCCAACCGTGA
- a CDS encoding SWIM zinc finger family protein, whose amino-acid sequence MTNATQAYSYAGPSTLSEGHLGLSTSGGRTATGFTDHPRFFSGLLTQAAPAAAGLLAVADVALARYHRPQPGFTRDPVVTCGGDRLRFESFSACGGVYSRLDVLGPALDGEVFDRGTTNVDVNNPLREALARVGGRDPLHVGVGPDEVTVTTLDGAVVEKKVPLPARWLRGFAEVQVIAAGFDLRAELSGPQAVRFLRGLPRRASAEVWAVPAGGDLRVSDREVPGGVHLAGVGRLATMMPLLRFVKALRVYGPADGSGAGAVELELPGMRYTLALSPQTWRGFSGEGAVLDDLSGDQVAGDADLVGVLLNFEPTLELGVLAARSGLTPQRVRAALTQLGTAGRVGYDLAEASHFHRELPYDRDHVAALNPRLTSARRLVEQGAVRLTGPDSAEVTTGGGVRAVRLESGSCTCPWWYDHHGSRGPCKHVLAARIAARDLPGGETSPTARDLPVQETSR is encoded by the coding sequence ATGACGAACGCGACGCAGGCGTACTCCTACGCCGGACCCTCCACGCTTTCGGAAGGCCACCTGGGACTGTCGACGTCCGGAGGCCGGACGGCCACGGGCTTCACCGACCACCCCCGGTTCTTCAGTGGCCTCCTCACCCAGGCCGCGCCGGCCGCGGCGGGCCTGCTGGCGGTCGCCGACGTGGCGCTGGCGCGCTACCACCGGCCGCAGCCGGGGTTCACCCGCGACCCGGTGGTGACCTGCGGCGGCGACCGCCTCCGGTTCGAGTCGTTCTCCGCCTGCGGCGGCGTCTACTCCCGGCTGGACGTGCTGGGCCCCGCCCTCGACGGCGAGGTGTTCGACCGGGGCACCACCAACGTGGACGTGAACAACCCGCTACGCGAGGCGCTGGCCAGGGTCGGCGGCCGCGACCCGCTGCACGTGGGGGTCGGTCCCGACGAGGTGACGGTGACCACGCTCGACGGCGCGGTGGTGGAGAAGAAGGTGCCGCTGCCCGCCCGGTGGCTGCGCGGCTTCGCCGAGGTCCAGGTGATCGCAGCCGGGTTCGACCTGCGGGCCGAGCTGTCCGGTCCGCAGGCCGTACGGTTCCTGCGCGGACTGCCCAGGAGGGCGTCGGCCGAGGTGTGGGCGGTGCCGGCCGGCGGGGACCTGCGGGTGTCGGACCGGGAGGTGCCAGGCGGGGTCCACCTGGCCGGGGTCGGGCGGCTGGCCACCATGATGCCGCTGCTCAGGTTCGTCAAGGCCCTGCGCGTGTACGGCCCGGCGGACGGTTCCGGGGCCGGCGCGGTGGAGCTGGAGCTGCCCGGCATGCGCTACACCCTCGCACTGTCCCCGCAGACCTGGCGGGGCTTCTCCGGGGAGGGCGCGGTCCTCGACGACCTCTCCGGCGACCAGGTGGCCGGAGACGCCGACCTCGTCGGCGTCCTGCTCAACTTCGAGCCCACCCTGGAGCTCGGCGTGCTCGCCGCGCGTTCCGGCCTCACCCCCCAGCGGGTGCGGGCCGCCCTCACCCAGCTCGGCACGGCCGGCCGGGTCGGCTACGACCTCGCCGAGGCCTCACACTTCCACCGCGAACTGCCCTACGACCGCGACCACGTCGCCGCGCTGAACCCCCGGCTCACCTCCGCCCGCAGACTGGTCGAGCAGGGAGCCGTCCGGCTGACCGGTCCCGACTCCGCCGAGGTGACCACCGGCGGCGGCGTCCGCGCCGTCCGGCTGGAGTCCGGATCGTGCACCTGCCCGTGGTGGTACGACCACCACGGCTCGCGCGGCCCCTGCAAGCACGTGCTCGCCGCCCGCATCGCCGCCCGGGACCTCCCCGGCGGGGAGACCTCCCCCACGGCGCGGGACCTCCCCGTCCAGGAGACCTCCCGATGA
- a CDS encoding ATP-binding protein, giving the protein MICLADGPQRFRTGRAERGQGHGLGLTIALGQAHVIGAEPVFANAPDGGAISTLALPG; this is encoded by the coding sequence ATGATCTGCCTGGCCGACGGGCCGCAACGTTTCCGCACCGGCAGAGCCGAACGCGGCCAGGGTCACGGTCTGGGCCTGACCATCGCGCTCGGTCAGGCCCACGTGATCGGCGCCGAGCCCGTCTTCGCCAACGCCCCGGACGGTGGCGCGATCAGCACGCTCGCCCTCCCGGGCTGA
- a CDS encoding DedA family protein has protein sequence MSDNGYLAVGALLFVEDFGVPTPGETILIAAAVYAGAGQLNIVVVAVAVAAAVAGDNLGYLIGRTGGRAFIHRWGRYILLPPQRFHRAERFFARHGGKVVTVARFVEGLRQANGIIATSSAAPSPSSSTASARRAPAFMIRDGARAALRAWPVDARRDSGAGAVQGAGFVQVRE, from the coding sequence ATGAGCGACAACGGCTATCTGGCGGTCGGTGCGCTGCTGTTCGTCGAGGACTTCGGCGTCCCGACCCCCGGGGAAACAATCTTGATCGCCGCTGCGGTCTACGCCGGTGCCGGGCAACTGAACATCGTCGTCGTAGCGGTCGCGGTGGCGGCCGCCGTCGCCGGGGACAACCTCGGCTACCTGATCGGCCGCACCGGCGGCCGTGCGTTCATCCACCGGTGGGGCCGCTACATCCTGCTGCCCCCGCAACGCTTCCACAGAGCCGAGAGGTTCTTCGCCCGCCACGGTGGCAAAGTCGTCACCGTCGCCCGTTTCGTCGAAGGACTGCGCCAGGCCAACGGCATCATCGCGACCTCCAGCGCCGCACCCTCGCCGTCGTCTTCGACGGCCTCCGCCCGGCGCGCGCCGGCCTTCATGATCCGCGACGGCGCCCGCGCGGCACTCAGGGCGTGGCCGGTTGACGCCCGGCGTGACTCCGGGGCGGGCGCCGTTCAGGGTGCGGGTTTCGTCCAGGTGAGGGAGTAG
- a CDS encoding class I SAM-dependent methyltransferase has protein sequence MTAENERWNHNIHYHPVILRAVPDGCGRALDVGCGEGMLTRELRRVAGHVSAIDLDGPSIDLARRHVDASGIDYLLGDFLTHPFESASFDAVVSVATLHHMDAATALDRMRELLRPGGTLAVVGLAYSRIPADLPWELAAAVGTRLYKLKRTYWEHSAPMVWPPPESYAGMRHIAEETLPGVRYRRHLLWRYSLTWTKPAP, from the coding sequence ATGACGGCGGAGAACGAGCGGTGGAACCACAACATCCACTACCACCCGGTGATCCTGCGGGCGGTGCCGGACGGGTGCGGACGGGCGCTCGACGTCGGCTGCGGCGAGGGAATGCTGACCCGTGAGCTGCGCCGGGTCGCCGGGCACGTCTCCGCCATCGATCTCGACGGGCCGAGCATCGATCTCGCCCGCCGGCACGTCGACGCCTCCGGCATCGACTATCTCCTCGGCGACTTCCTCACCCATCCCTTCGAGTCGGCCTCGTTCGACGCCGTCGTCTCGGTCGCGACGCTCCACCACATGGACGCGGCCACGGCACTCGACCGGATGCGGGAGCTTCTCCGGCCCGGGGGGACGCTCGCCGTCGTCGGACTCGCCTACAGCCGGATCCCCGCCGATCTTCCCTGGGAGCTCGCCGCGGCCGTCGGCACCCGGCTGTACAAGCTGAAGCGGACCTACTGGGAACACTCGGCCCCGATGGTCTGGCCGCCGCCGGAGAGCTACGCCGGAATGCGGCACATCGCCGAGGAGACGCTTCCTGGGGTGCGCTACCGGCGTCACCTGCTCTGGCGCTACTCCCTCACCTGGACGAAACCCGCACCCTGA
- a CDS encoding ATP-binding protein → MRRDRSEIRADIARDWEVSEELCEVVELLTSEMVTNALVHGRGYRVEVYDNNRDVPVVPASFDGEESGRGMALVGRLARSWGYRDTRLGKAVVFELLAWP, encoded by the coding sequence ATGCGTCGCGACCGCTCGGAGATTCGTGCGGACATCGCCCGGGACTGGGAGGTGTCCGAGGAGCTCTGCGAGGTGGTGGAACTGCTCACCTCGGAAATGGTGACGAACGCGCTCGTCCATGGGCGCGGTTACCGCGTCGAGGTCTACGACAACAACAGAGACGTCCCGGTCGTGCCGGCCTCGTTCGACGGTGAGGAGTCCGGGCGGGGCATGGCCCTGGTCGGCAGGCTGGCCAGGAGCTGGGGCTATCGCGACACCCGACTCGGCAAGGCCGTCGTCTTCGAGCTGCTCGCCTGGCCGTAG
- a CDS encoding DUF397 domain-containing protein has protein sequence MDLSTLKWRKSSLSGNNGGDCIEAAALENASQRPAHKQDATVALRDSKDPSGPVLFFNDSEWAAFLDGAKASEFDQR, from the coding sequence ATGGACCTGAGCACACTCAAATGGCGGAAGTCGAGCCTCAGCGGAAACAACGGCGGCGACTGCATCGAGGCCGCCGCGCTCGAAAACGCCTCGCAGAGACCCGCCCACAAACAGGACGCCACCGTCGCCCTGCGTGACAGCAAAGACCCCTCCGGCCCCGTTCTCTTCTTCAACGACAGCGAGTGGGCCGCCTTCCTCGACGGCGCCAAAGCCTCCGAATTCGACCAGAGATAA
- a CDS encoding PadR family transcriptional regulator, giving the protein MRLSGERVRLKIGTLYGVLDRLAADELVVLDREEAQQGRLRRYYRLTESGARALGAEAVRLAGNVENARRRLRARYAGGMA; this is encoded by the coding sequence ATGAGGCTGTCGGGCGAACGGGTGCGGCTGAAGATCGGCACGCTGTACGGCGTGCTGGACCGGCTGGCCGCCGACGAGTTGGTGGTGCTGGACCGCGAGGAGGCGCAGCAGGGACGGCTGCGCCGCTATTACCGGCTCACCGAGTCTGGGGCGCGCGCCCTGGGGGCGGAGGCCGTACGGCTGGCCGGCAATGTCGAAAACGCCCGCCGGCGGCTGCGCGCCCGGTACGCGGGGGGCATGGCGTGA
- a CDS encoding recombinase family protein — MRIVYSRSSTATQSLLRQRRILTEAGLLVRTEGVAEGFHPAEGVLLFEDPATTSKTPALERPAFGRIAAAAAHPGDTLTVSELFRLCRDLIDIHAVRDWCRARGVVLRVLSGPLSNFHNLAANDATTALIINVITAVGQFQRDLQNELTAEGIAAAEAEGRYRGRPPALAVAVGRSVVGHGPALCRRSPAWSSPASSGRWGSARPSSARTASSTRPATPPTRCTSCA; from the coding sequence GTGCGGATCGTCTACTCCCGCTCGTCCACCGCGACCCAGTCCCTGCTCCGGCAACGGCGCATCCTCACCGAGGCCGGGCTGCTGGTCCGAACCGAAGGCGTCGCCGAGGGCTTCCACCCGGCCGAAGGAGTGCTGCTGTTCGAGGATCCGGCCACCACCTCCAAGACCCCCGCGCTGGAGCGGCCCGCGTTCGGTCGCATCGCCGCCGCCGCCGCGCACCCCGGCGACACCCTCACGGTGTCGGAACTGTTCCGGCTCTGCCGTGACCTGATCGACATCCATGCCGTCCGCGACTGGTGCCGGGCCCGCGGCGTAGTACTGCGGGTCCTGTCGGGACCGCTGTCCAACTTCCACAACCTGGCCGCCAACGACGCGACAACCGCTCTGATCATCAACGTGATCACCGCCGTGGGGCAGTTCCAGCGCGACCTGCAGAACGAACTGACCGCCGAAGGGATCGCCGCGGCAGAAGCCGAAGGACGCTACCGCGGCCGGCCACCCGCGCTGGCTGTCGCCGTTGGCCGGTCGGTTGTTGGTCACGGGCCGGCACTCTGCCGCCGATCTCCGGCATGGTCATCACCGGCATCTTCCGGCCGCTGGGGCTCAGCCCGTCCAAGCTCCGCCAGGACCGCATCCTCGACGAGGCCCGCCACACCGCCGACCCGGTGCACCTCATGCGCGTAA
- a CDS encoding dihydrofolate reductase family protein — protein sequence MAGKVFFSVSMSLDGFIAPESSEDLMGRQWMELQQWIFPQRFFRENLKLGKGGKEGRDNDIVRETFERTGASVMGKRMFDAGEQMWPEEAPFHTPVFVVTHEKRDPWERPGGTTFHFVNDGIETALDQAREAAGDRDVRIAGGGATILEYVNAGLIDEFSIALSPVLFGSGIRLFEGVDAGRMALEPVRAEPTQQVTHLTYAVRER from the coding sequence ATGGCCGGGAAGGTGTTCTTCAGCGTGTCGATGTCGCTGGACGGTTTCATCGCACCCGAGTCCTCCGAGGATTTGATGGGGCGGCAGTGGATGGAACTGCAGCAGTGGATATTCCCGCAGCGGTTCTTCCGGGAGAACCTGAAGCTCGGCAAGGGCGGCAAGGAAGGGCGCGACAACGACATCGTGCGGGAGACGTTCGAGCGCACCGGCGCGAGCGTGATGGGCAAGCGCATGTTCGACGCCGGCGAGCAGATGTGGCCGGAGGAGGCGCCGTTCCACACGCCGGTGTTCGTCGTGACGCACGAGAAGCGTGACCCCTGGGAGCGGCCCGGCGGGACCACCTTCCACTTCGTCAACGACGGCATCGAGACCGCGCTCGACCAAGCCCGCGAGGCCGCCGGCGACCGAGACGTCCGCATCGCGGGCGGCGGCGCGACGATCCTGGAGTACGTGAACGCGGGCCTGATCGACGAGTTCTCGATCGCGCTCTCACCCGTGCTGTTCGGCTCCGGAATCCGCCTGTTCGAGGGCGTGGACGCGGGCCGCATGGCCCTGGAGCCGGTCCGCGCGGAGCCGACGCAGCAGGTGACCCACCTGACCTACGCAGTCCGGGAGCGGTAA
- a CDS encoding SRPBCC family protein, translated as MSETGQGAPAQSATADREVVISRVIDAPRELVFEAFTEVRHLSRWWGPEGFTTTTRSFEFRVGGEWDFVMHGPDRTDYQEWITWTEIVPPERIALLHGEYRGDPNAFESVLAFAPDGAATRIEMRTVFPTKELRDEAVEKYHAIEGGRQTLSNLAAYVTEIIRKGAEG; from the coding sequence ATGAGCGAGACGGGACAAGGAGCGCCGGCGCAGTCCGCGACGGCCGACCGCGAGGTTGTGATCTCCCGGGTCATCGACGCCCCACGGGAGCTGGTGTTCGAGGCGTTCACCGAGGTGCGGCACCTGTCGCGGTGGTGGGGTCCGGAGGGGTTCACCACCACCACGCGGTCCTTCGAGTTCCGCGTCGGCGGGGAGTGGGACTTCGTGATGCACGGACCGGACAGGACGGACTACCAGGAGTGGATCACCTGGACCGAGATCGTCCCGCCGGAGCGGATCGCGCTGCTGCACGGCGAATACCGCGGCGACCCGAACGCCTTCGAGTCGGTCCTCGCGTTCGCGCCCGACGGGGCGGCGACCCGGATCGAGATGCGCACGGTATTCCCCACCAAGGAGCTGCGCGACGAAGCGGTCGAGAAGTACCACGCGATCGAGGGCGGCCGGCAGACCCTGAGCAACCTGGCTGCCTACGTCACCGAGATCATTCGGAAGGGAGCTGAGGGCTGA
- a CDS encoding ArsR/SmtB family transcription factor — protein sequence MARAATTSDVFNAIAEPQRREILALLRAGERSVTELAQELGMTQPGASKHLRVLREVGLVRDRKAGKQRLYGLDARGLRPVHEWTGGFERFWNESFDRLDAYVQDLKQAGQEGSN from the coding sequence GTGGCACGAGCAGCGACGACGTCGGACGTCTTCAACGCGATCGCCGAGCCGCAGCGCCGGGAGATCCTGGCGCTGCTGCGGGCGGGTGAGCGGTCGGTGACCGAGTTGGCCCAGGAGCTGGGGATGACCCAGCCGGGGGCGTCCAAGCACCTGCGGGTGCTCCGGGAGGTGGGGCTGGTGCGGGACCGCAAGGCAGGCAAGCAGCGCCTGTACGGCCTGGACGCCCGCGGGCTGCGACCGGTCCACGAGTGGACCGGCGGGTTCGAGCGGTTCTGGAACGAGAGCTTCGACCGGCTGGACGCGTACGTGCAGGACCTCAAGCAGGCAGGACAGGAAGGAAGTAACTGA
- a CDS encoding dihydrofolate reductase family protein translates to MKLTTMTQISVDGVMQNNGAPTDDHPTGFERGGWALGKGDDGTRAFIAQTYQRAEAFLFGRRTYELFAGSWGSIDQMRAHPIGVALNEAPKYVASTTLTAPDWEDTTVLRGDLAAAISDLKAKPGGELQVHGSGALIRWLLENDLVDEMTLIVIPVIVGQGARLFPESGPDLALDLVESRVDSKGVTIQVYRPAGRPRYATV, encoded by the coding sequence ATGAAGCTGACGACCATGACCCAGATCTCCGTCGATGGAGTGATGCAGAACAACGGCGCCCCGACGGACGACCACCCGACGGGGTTCGAGCGCGGCGGATGGGCCCTGGGGAAGGGCGACGACGGGACCAGGGCGTTCATCGCGCAGACCTACCAGCGCGCGGAGGCGTTCCTGTTCGGCCGGCGCACCTACGAGCTGTTCGCCGGCTCCTGGGGATCAATCGACCAGATGCGCGCACATCCCATCGGCGTGGCCTTGAACGAGGCCCCCAAGTACGTCGCCTCGACCACGCTCACCGCGCCGGATTGGGAGGACACGACCGTTCTCCGCGGTGACCTCGCGGCGGCCATCAGTGACCTGAAGGCCAAGCCCGGCGGTGAGCTGCAGGTGCACGGCAGTGGCGCCCTCATCCGGTGGCTGCTGGAGAACGATCTGGTCGACGAGATGACTCTGATCGTGATCCCGGTGATCGTCGGCCAGGGCGCGCGCCTGTTCCCGGAGTCCGGTCCGGATCTTGCGCTCGACCTGGTCGAGTCGCGGGTCGACTCGAAGGGCGTGACGATCCAGGTCTACCGGCCGGCCGGGCGCCCGCGGTATGCAACGGTTTGA